Genomic window (Thomasclavelia spiroformis DSM 1552):
AGTCTTGTTATCTAATACCATTTAATTTTCCATCCTTTTTAATATTTTTTCATATAAATAATTAAATTCTTTTAAGTTAGAAGTAAAATTTAAATCTAAAAATTTATTTCTAACAATTACTATATAATCATAATTATCATCTAAATTTATTGTTTCTTTGACAATCATCCGAACTTGTCGTTTAATTTTATTCCTGATTACAGCTTTACCTAATTTTTTACTCACAGATATTCC
Coding sequences:
- the rnpA gene encoding ribonuclease P protein component: MKKEYRVKKNEDFSRIIKRKQSMANRTFIIYYLKNDIGHARIGISVSKKLGKAVIRNKIKRQVRMIVKETINLDDNYDYIVIVRNKFLDLNFTSNLKEFNYLYEKILKRMEN